Genomic DNA from Brassica napus cultivar Da-Ae unplaced genomic scaffold, Da-Ae ScsIHWf_607;HRSCAF=900, whole genome shotgun sequence:
ctatgatagcaccaaaccaagtttttgttcccaaagtagcactcaaggttcaaagtcacaaaaataggtttcattaaagaggtaaatatacatttataccccttgggttaattaatccaaaccttagggtttagagttaaggggtggggttttggaattagggtttaaaattttataaaaaataaatactaaaataaaaaataaaaattttaaaaacagtttcaaaaagtatttttaaattataaaaaaaattgaataaaaaataaaaaaaattcgaaaaaaaatttcaagaaaaaaattataaaaatttcgaatctaaaaacacataatctgaaactataaaaaaatttatttttttttcattttttttatttttattttatttgtttttatttatttttgtttgtttatttaattttaaaccaagggtattaaggatattttaccctttaatgaatatcatttttgtgactttctccttctagtgctatttttgagacataaacttcaaaaggtgctattatcgACAATTGCCCATAATTTAATCTGTTATGAACACAAAATCttaaaaagaacaaacaaatGAATTTTGTTGGTTGCAGCTTCTCTCCAAGGCAACGAAGGAGTTGACCAGATCAGTGGTCAGAAAAACAGTACAGTGACTGATAACAACACAATCTCTCTGTCTCTATCAGAAGAATCTGTGGAAACTACTAAAGATTCTGCTGATACCTCGTCTCAGGTCAATTactgtttattatttatcttcCTTGGACTCTGCTGCTGATTCTTGCAAAGTAATGAACTCTTAATTAATCTCTGGATGTATAGTTAGGACCTGTTACTGATGAAGTCGTTACACCTTCGAGTATGTTGGACCATATCGAACTTGAGTTCCAAGGCAAGTCAAGACTCTGTTTtgatctgttttcttttttaaaagattattatGTTTCTGGAAGAAGCTTAAATCAAAATGTTGACATGAACAGTTTGTTTTCTTTAATGTTACTTTGATTACAGCACAAATCAATGAACTTAAACAAGCTGGATCTGATGGTATCAACAAAAATGATGAATCTAAGGATGATCAAGAACTAGGTTAAGAAAATACTAATCTTTCATCTATAACCCTTATTGCTAAAAGAGTCTTTCTTAAGATGCCTTTGTTGTTTCAGCTGCTCAGAGGAAGAAAATGTTGGAAGAGATTGAACGCGAATTTGAAGGTATCTTTCCATGTAGTCTGTCAAACTCCACATATAGTTCTTGAAGCCACTGTTGTTGATAGATTCTTACTCTTCCTTCATTGTCTCATAATTACTGGCAGCTGCTGCAGCTGGATTTGAACAATTCAAGATTGATGATTCCACTCAAGgagaagatgatgaacaatgtaaaacacacacacactcttCCTCTAGTACTTTTTGCCATCACATTTGGTTCTTCCTCATAACATTATAAGTCCAAACTctgtgttatgttcttgtgttgcAGCTGCAATGAGAAAAAGCATGCTGGAAGAGATTGAACGCGATTTTGAAGGTCTCTTGAGATTACTCAATATAACTTAAGTATTTGATACTCTAAAAATGTTAGCTAACATTTTGTTTGTGTCTTCCTTCTTGAAGCTGCTACAAAAGGTCTTGAACAACTAAAGGCTGATGATCTAACCGGAGTCAACGACGCAGAACACGgtaacaaaacatatttttttgatgTCTTGTTCTTGTTTACAGTATTCTTGACTCatattttgtgtgtgttgtttATAGCTGCAAAGAGACAGAAGATGTTGGAAGAGattgaaagagagtttgaagGTAAGTATACTGTTTTTAGTTAGGTATCTTTTACAATACCATCTTAGACCTGTTTTTAAATCTGCTTGTAGAAGCTACAAAAGGTCTTGAAGAACTAAGACATTCAACCTCAAGCACAGATGATGAATCTCACtgtaacatttttgttttccctCTACTTTCATGTTACCTTTAATATCAACTAAAGAACTCATAATATTTCATTGTCTTATTATAGCTGCAAGGAGACAAAGTATGCTAGATGAGATCGAACGTGAGTTTGAAGGTATCTTAACATTATACTCAATGTCTGTTCTAATTGGTTCAAAATTAGATCAAAGCTTTTGTTACATCTTCTTCTACTTGCAGCTGCTACAAGTGGTCTTAAACAGCTTAAGATTAATGCTTACACTGTCGAAGATGATGACAAAGAACAAGGTAAGAAACTATTATCTCTATCTCTACTTTGATAACTTTTCTCACTCATTCAGTTTTGTTAGATTGATATATTGTTATGTCTTGTATACAGCTGCCAGGAGACAAAGTATGCTAGATGCAATTGAGCGTGAGTTCGAAGGTATATATGCAGAGAGAATCTTTAACTCTTTTCTTGGTTCAAGAAGTTCTGagagttttgttttcttctcttgcAGCCGTTACAGAAAGTTTTAAGCAGATTGATGATCTTGCTGATAACAAAGATGAGGGAGACGAATGTAAGATAAACACATTTTTGCAGGTTCCTTTACCTTTGTTGTAGTGTTAGTCTAAGACTGGTGTTTTTGTCTTTGTTATCAGCTGCAAAGAGACAAAGTATGTTGGATGAGATCGAGCGTGAATTCGAAGGTACTTTCAACATATTAGTTATAATGAGATCTTGTGGTTACAATATCAAATATTGAATCGTTTTCCTCTGTTTTGATCAAAACTACTATGCAGCTGCTACAAGTAGTCTTAAGAAACTAAACCTTGATGATTTCACTGAAGGAGATGACAGTGCACAGAGTAATAACTTTTCTTAACTTCTTTGTCTCTGATCAGTTTGTATGATGAAGAATGGTTTAACGTTTTGTTATAGATGCAAGGAGAAATAGCATGCTTGAAGCTATCGAACGCGAGTTTGAAGGTTACTTTCACATAACACTGAACTTCTTAGCCTGAAAATGTAAACCTATTAAAACATATCAAgaagataagtttttttttcttttaatgttcTTACTTGCAGCTGCTACAAAAGGTCTTGAAGAGCTTAAGGCTAGTGATTCAACCCAAggcaatgatgatgatgaacacTGTAAAAATCATTTCCCTTGTatcttttttccattttttgtttCTAATGTATCCTGGATCGTTTTCAACTTTTTGTTACAGCGGCAAGGAGAAAGAGTATGCTTGATGCTATTGAACGCGAGTTTGAAGGTACCTTTGAACCATTCTTAGCGCAATAAGTCTTGTTAATTTGATGAATCCACATAAACTTGTTACAAAAAGATTGTGCTTACATATCTTATTTCCTATTCAATGTTTCAGCTGCCACAAGAGGCCTTGCAGAGATCAAGAATCATGAAGAACAAGGTAATAATAATGATCTGCTACCATTGTTCCTCTCAAAGCCTTCTGAGATCAAACGTAAAACTTGTTGTCCCTTTTTGTTAACAGCTGAAACTCAGAGAAACAGTATGTTGGAAGAAATCGAACGCGAATTTGAAGGTAATCTCGAGAATCAAACACAATAGTCCATAATGAAACAAGGAGATTACCCAATATAATCTaagagtttggtttggttttcttGTTCACTTCTAATGTGCAGCAGCTGCAGCAAGTGCAAAGGCTGCTGAAAAAGACTGTAAGAAACTCTTTCTCTGTTTATGTCATGTCTAtatctttgattctttttttttttctgacattGCACTAACATTTATTGTAACAGCAGCTGCAAAGAAGCCACCAACCATAAGTACAGTGCAGAAAACTTATGGCGGATTCAATGGTAAATAAACTTCAGATTCTcacaaacatatttttctaaaatgaaaTTATGTCTCAATATTTATAATGTTCTTTATTCAACAGGTGGGTTTGACAGTCTTCTAAAGCCATCAGGTTAGCTTTGGAGCTTTCTAAACCAAATAAACTCACAAGAGAGCTACTCTTAATAGTCTTCTCTCTCTGTATGTGTTTCTTGCAGATGGTGTCTGTGGTTGTTTCAACAAAGACAAAGATGGTCTTAAGGCAGACACAGATTCTTCCATTAACCTAGCAGAGATACTCGCtgaaaaatcaaaatcccaGGTTTGTTAACTAGATTTTACTTTCAAAACATCTAAAATCAGTTTCTTGACTTTTGTTACATGTTTTGATTTTGGTAGGACTCAGAGACCTCTAGCCTCACCACATCACTGACCAATCTTGTTCACACCCATAGAAAAGAAACAACCTCGAAGGTAAGCACAGTCCTTGGCTCATCAGTTACTTCCACCACAAGCGAATCATCCGCTACATCAGAAACCCTAGAGAGCTTAAAGCAAACCCTAAAGAAGCTACGCGGTCTAACCGCACGTGACCTAGTACACCACCCGAACTTCGACGAGATTATAGAAGCCGGTACGCGTTACGAGGTACTCAGCTCAGCTTCCATTGGTTACATCTCTTTACTAGCCAAATACAAAACCGTCATTAAAGAAGGACTCGAGGCTTCTCAGAGAGTCCACCTCGCTCGAACCCGCGCCAAAATTCTCAAAGAAACCGCCGTGGAGAAGCAGAGAGCCGTGGACGCGGAGTTCGCGCTCGCTAAGAGTCTTGCTCAGGGAGGAGACGCGCTGTCCATCAAAATCTTCGCCATCAAGAAACTGTTGGTTAAGCTTGAAGCGGAGAAAGTGAGTGTTGATCTGAAGTTCAAGTCGACGGAGACTAATCTGGGGCGGCTTCTTAAGGAGGCTTCACAGGCTTATGAAGAGTATCATGCGGCTGTGCGTAAGGCAAAGGAAGAGCAAGCTGCTGAGGAGTTCGCTCTTGAGACGACTAAGAGAGCAGAACATATTTGGGTTGAGTTTCTTAGTTCACTTAACTGAACTAGTGAGATTCTTGCTTGTGCTTAAAGCATAGTTGTGGTTCTTGTCTTGTTTTAATTGGTGTTGTTTTGTTACAGACTTTGTTTGTTGGTTATATCAGGAGAAAGAGGTTGAACACAAATCATGTATTAGTCCTCTAATAAAATAGTTCTACTTCATTCTTATTGATCGTGACTAGGGCTGGACACATTTACCCATAACCAAAAACTGAACCTTATTGAACCAAAAAAGGAAACCAACcccattttcataaatattcgAAGGATCCTAGAGTTTTAGAACCAAAAAATCAATCTGGAACGAAAAGgataaccaaaattttaaaatataaattatatagctagcaatattaattatatttatttttaaaataatcagatattttaaaattacaatttataaaccaaattattcgaatgctttttattaaaaatattttcaattcgAACTACCCAATGtacctaaaatatctaaattatccaaatttttttcttctacaaACTGGAATTACCCGGAAAAAGTAACccaaattaactaaaattatttgaaaaaccGAAACCAAATTCCAAACTTTTATCATGTATCACCCGAGTCCTAACATTACCCGAACTGAATCAAAAATTGAAATAACCAcaccaaatttaataaatatccgaAAATATCCTATATACATCTCTAGAAtcgaaaaatcaaaacaaaatcgaAAAAGCCCGAACTAAAACCGAAATACCCATAACAATTGTATAGGCCACAATTGTTAAGAAAGAAGAGTTCGGTGGCCATAATCACAAATTCAGATTCTTTATCTTGTAACTGAAATTTATTACTAGTAGGGTAATCACGCTAATATGATCAGTTACTAGTAACTAGGCTTTCATTGGACTTAATCAATGGAAATACCTTAAGATAATTAATACTTAGAGTCTtattagagaaaaagactaagatagcactaaaccaagtttatgttcccaaagtagcactcaaggttcaaaatcacaaaaataggtttcattaaagaggtaaatatacatttataccccttgggttaattaatccaaaccttagggtttagagttaaggggtggggttttggaattagggtttaaaattttataaaaaaaaaatattaaaataaaaaataaaaattttaaaaacagttttaaaaagtatttttaaattataaaaagaaaatttgaaaaaaaaaataaaaaaaaaaaatttcgaaaaaataattgagaaaaagactagaatagcactaaaccaagtttatgttctcaaagtagcactcaaagctcaaagtcacaaaaataggtttcattaaagagtaaTTTTCATTCTAAGTCACTTTAGCACTTTTTATTACAGCATAAGACACTTATTGCTCCTAGGGTAGTTTTGAGTAACTTTTACTTCATTTTCCTTAACTAAACGTAACTACAAAAGATTCTAGTTtccttttgttttaattatttttattacaaaaatacttGTCCTTTTGctttactttctttttcatttactgTAATTTTCTTCTCCACAAAAACCACAGATGTAGTTCAATCTTCTTCTTATCCACTTCGACCAACAAGCACCACCGCAAAGAAAAATCAGAAGTTGACTGGGGAACGTCTTCGTCTCAATCTCAATACAATTTGATGTAGCTCTGCCGCCGGCTCAATCCCCGGATGTGTTTCAATCCATCATCACCGGGTGGTCATTCTCAGCACCGTCGCGTCTCGTCTTCCTCCGCATCTTTAAATCGGTGGTTCGTCAAGCTCTGTCGTGCCTTCCTCCATGACATCTCCTCCTCTCCAACCGCTCCTCCTCTCCAATTGCCAGCGAACCAAACGGAGGGTCGATCCGAATTGTGAGCCTCGAAGGGATCCATTCCCAAACCAAGTTTCATATATTTCTACAACTAGTcctttaattttcaattttttataatttggcCCTAAAAGTTGCAAATTTGCACAGTTTCTTTTCAATTTGGCTCCACACTTGTAATTGTGTAATACAACTCCTACTTTATGAAGATTACTATGCAAAAGCaatataatctaaaataaaaagccAAAACCATGAAATACATTATTATCGTTTAAATATTAGCTATATGTATGAAGATTCCTGAATGTTCATATGTACGTGAACTAATGTACAGAAAATTAGTATCCACATGTACAAGAATACATATGTACACCAATTAAATTGTGCAAGAATTCACATGTACACCTGATAAATTTATTAGATATAGTTGtaatttacaatataaaatagtaaagGTGTACACATATTTTTTACTCACAACGTTTGACATATATACtatgtgtacacatgtacaatgGCTTTCTCGGCTAGCAACGTCCTCAAGATAGTAGAGAAACACATTCTAACTACGTGTACATATGTACAATGGGTATGATTTACACATTGATCAGTAAAAGtacatgtacacatgtacaatgCAGTAaatttgtaaagaaaattaaacagaCTAGAAGTTTGAGGCATATTATGAAAGAAGCATGAAACTAGAGGACCAAAGTGCAAAAAGACGATACTCCTCAATTGGTGTTACTC
This window encodes:
- the LOC111212769 gene encoding TSA1-like protein isoform X5 codes for the protein MGTKFLSLCLSLCLILSSFYKVSCQDEGTTGLNLDLIEREYQASLQGNEGVDQISGQKNSTVTDNNTISLSLSEESVETTKDSADTSSQLGPVTDEVVTPSSMLDHIELEFQAQINELKQAGSDGINKNDESKDDQELAAQRKKMLEEIEREFEAAAAGFEQFKIDDSTQGEDDEQSAMRKSMLEEIERDFEAATKGLEQLKADDLTGVNDAEHAAKRQKMLEEIEREFEEATKGLEELRHSTSSTDDESHSARRQSMLDEIEREFEAATSGLKQLKINAYTVEDDDKEQAARRQSMLDAIEREFEAVTESFKQIDDLADNKDEGDESAKRQSMLDEIEREFEAATSSLKKLNLDDFTEGDDSAQNARRNSMLEAIEREFEAATKGLEELKASDSTQGNDDDEHSARRKSMLDAIEREFEAATRGLAEIKNHEEQAETQRNSMLEEIEREFEAAAASAKAAEKDSAAKKPPTISTVQKTYGGFNGGFDSLLKPSDGVCGCFNKDKDGLKADTDSSINLAEILAEKSKSQDSETSSLTTSLTNLVHTHRKETTSKVSTVLGSSVTSTTSESSATSETLESLKQTLKKLRGLTARDLVHHPNFDEIIEAGTRYEVLSSASIGYISLLAKYKTVIKEGLEASQRVHLARTRAKILKETAVEKQRAVDAEFALAKSLAQGGDALSIKIFAIKKLLVKLEAEKVSVDLKFKSTETNLGRLLKEASQAYEEYHAAVRKAKEEQAAEEFALETTKRAEHIWVEFLSSLN
- the LOC111212769 gene encoding TSA1-like protein isoform X6 codes for the protein MGTKFLSLCLSLCLILSSFYKVSCQDEGTTGLNLDLIEREYQASLQGNEGVDQISGQKNSTVTDNNTISLSLSEESVETTKDSADTSSQLGPVTDEVVTPSSMLDHIELEFQAQINELKQAGSDGINKNDESKDDQELAAQRKKMLEEIEREFEAAAAGFEQFKIDDSTQGEDDEQSAMRKSMLEEIERDFEAATKGLEQLKADDLTGVNDAEHAAKRQKMLEEIEREFEEATKGLEELRHSTSSTDDESHSARRQSMLDEIEREFEAATSGLKQLKINAYTVEDDDKEQAARRQSMLDAIEREFEAVTESFKQIDDLADNKDEGDESAKRQSMLDEIEREFEAATSSLKKLNLDDFTEGDDSAQNARRNSMLEAIEREFEAATKGLEELKASDSTQGNDDDEHSARRKSMLDAIEREFEAATRGLAEIKNHEEQAETQRNSMLEEIEREFEAAASAKAAEKDSAAKKPPTISTVQKTYGGFNGGFDSLLKPSDGVCGCFNKDKDGLKADTDSSINLAEILAEKSKSQDSETSSLTTSLTNLVHTHRKETTSKVSTVLGSSVTSTTSESSATSETLESLKQTLKKLRGLTARDLVHHPNFDEIIEAGTRYEVLSSASIGYISLLAKYKTVIKEGLEASQRVHLARTRAKILKETAVEKQRAVDAEFALAKSLAQGGDALSIKIFAIKKLLVKLEAEKVSVDLKFKSTETNLGRLLKEASQAYEEYHAAVRKAKEEQAAEEFALETTKRAEHIWVEFLSSLN
- the LOC111212769 gene encoding TSA1-like protein isoform X11 gives rise to the protein MGTKFLSLCLSLCLILSSFYKVSCQDEGTTGLNLDLIEREYQASLQGNEGVDQISGQKNSTVTDNNTISLSLSEESVETTKDSADTSSQLGPVTDEVVTPSSMLDHIELEFQAQINELKQAGSDGINKNDESKDDQELAAQRKKMLEEIEREFEAAAAGFEQFKIDDSTQGEDDEQSAMRKSMLEEIERDFEAATKGLEQLKADDLTGVNDAEHAAKRQKMLEEIEREFEDLFLNLLVEATKGLEELRHSTSSTDDESHSARRQSMLDEIEREFEAATSGLKQLKINAYTVEDDDKEQAARRQSMLDAIEREFEAVTESFKQIDDLADNKDEGDESAKRQSMLDEIEREFEAATSSLKKLNLDDFTEGDDSAQNARRNSMLEAIEREFEAATRGLAEIKNHEEQAETQRNSMLEEIEREFEAAASAKAAEKDSAKKPPTISTVQKTYGGFNGGFDSLLKPSDGVCGCFNKDKDGLKADTDSSINLAEILAEKSKSQDSETSSLTTSLTNLVHTHRKETTSKVSTVLGSSVTSTTSESSATSETLESLKQTLKKLRGLTARDLVHHPNFDEIIEAGTRYEVLSSASIGYISLLAKYKTVIKEGLEASQRVHLARTRAKILKETAVEKQRAVDAEFALAKSLAQGGDALSIKIFAIKKLLVKLEAEKVSVDLKFKSTETNLGRLLKEASQAYEEYHAAVRKAKEEQAAEEFALETTKRAEHIWVEFLSSLN
- the LOC111212769 gene encoding TSA1-like protein isoform X7, giving the protein MGTKFLSLCLSLCLILSSFYKVSCQDEGTTGLNLDLIEREYQASLQGNEGVDQISGQKNSTVTDNNTISLSLSEESVETTKDSADTSSQLGPVTDEVVTPSSMLDHIELEFQAQINELKQAGSDGINKNDESKDDQELAAQRKKMLEEIEREFEAAAAGFEQFKIDDSTQGEDDEQSAMRKSMLEEIERDFEAATKGLEQLKADDLTGVNDAEHAAKRQKMLEEIEREFEEATKGLEELRHSTSSTDDESHSARRQSMLDEIEREFEAATSGLKQLKINAYTVEDDDKEQAARRQSMLDAIEREFEAVTESFKQIDDLADNKDEGDESAKRQSMLDEIEREFEAATSSLKKLNLDDFTEGDDSAQNARRNSMLEAIEREFEAATKGLEELKASDSTQGNDDDEHSARRKSMLDAIEREFEAATRGLAEIKNHEEQAETQRNSMLEEIEREFEAAASAKAAEKDSAKKPPTISTVQKTYGGFNGGFDSLLKPSDGVCGCFNKDKDGLKADTDSSINLAEILAEKSKSQDSETSSLTTSLTNLVHTHRKETTSKVSTVLGSSVTSTTSESSATSETLESLKQTLKKLRGLTARDLVHHPNFDEIIEAGTRYEVLSSASIGYISLLAKYKTVIKEGLEASQRVHLARTRAKILKETAVEKQRAVDAEFALAKSLAQGGDALSIKIFAIKKLLVKLEAEKVSVDLKFKSTETNLGRLLKEASQAYEEYHAAVRKAKEEQAAEEFALETTKRAEHIWVEFLSSLN
- the LOC111212769 gene encoding TSA1-like protein isoform X9 produces the protein MGTKFLSLCLSLCLILSSFYKVSCQDEGTTGLNLDLIEREYQASLQGNEGVDQISGQKNSTVTDNNTISLSLSEESVETTKDSADTSSQLGPVTDEVVTPSSMLDHIELEFQAQINELKQAGSDGINKNDESKDDQELAAQRKKMLEEIEREFEAAAAGFEQFKIDDSTQGEDDEQSAMRKSMLEEIERDFEAATKGLEQLKADDLTGVNDAEHAAKRQKMLEEIEREFEDLFLNLLVEATKGLEELRHSTSSTDDESHSARRQSMLDEIEREFEAATSGLKQLKINAYTVEDDDKEQAARRQSMLDAIEREFEAVTESFKQIDDLADNKDEGDESAKRQSMLDEIEREFEAATSSLKKLNLDDFTEGDDSAQNARRNSMLEAIEREFEAATRGLAEIKNHEEQAETQRNSMLEEIEREFEAAASAKAAEKDSAAKKPPTISTVQKTYGGFNGGFDSLLKPSDGVCGCFNKDKDGLKADTDSSINLAEILAEKSKSQDSETSSLTTSLTNLVHTHRKETTSKVSTVLGSSVTSTTSESSATSETLESLKQTLKKLRGLTARDLVHHPNFDEIIEAGTRYEVLSSASIGYISLLAKYKTVIKEGLEASQRVHLARTRAKILKETAVEKQRAVDAEFALAKSLAQGGDALSIKIFAIKKLLVKLEAEKVSVDLKFKSTETNLGRLLKEASQAYEEYHAAVRKAKEEQAAEEFALETTKRAEHIWVEFLSSLN
- the LOC111212769 gene encoding TSA1-like protein isoform X10; translated protein: MGTKFLSLCLSLCLILSSFYKVSCQDEGTTGLNLDLIEREYQASLQGNEGVDQISGQKNSTVTDNNTISLSLSEESVETTKDSADTSSQLGPVTDEVVTPSSMLDHIELEFQAQINELKQAGSDGINKNDESKDDQELAAQRKKMLEEIEREFEAAAAGFEQFKIDDSTQGEDDEQSAMRKSMLEEIERDFEAATKGLEQLKADDLTGVNDAEHAAKRQKMLEEIEREFEDLFLNLLVEATKGLEELRHSTSSTDDESHSARRQSMLDEIEREFEAATSGLKQLKINAYTVEDDDKEQAARRQSMLDAIEREFEAVTESFKQIDDLADNKDEGDESAKRQSMLDEIEREFEAATSSLKKLNLDDFTEGDDSAQNARRNSMLEAIEREFEAATRGLAEIKNHEEQAETQRNSMLEEIEREFEAAAASAKAAEKDSAKKPPTISTVQKTYGGFNGGFDSLLKPSDGVCGCFNKDKDGLKADTDSSINLAEILAEKSKSQDSETSSLTTSLTNLVHTHRKETTSKVSTVLGSSVTSTTSESSATSETLESLKQTLKKLRGLTARDLVHHPNFDEIIEAGTRYEVLSSASIGYISLLAKYKTVIKEGLEASQRVHLARTRAKILKETAVEKQRAVDAEFALAKSLAQGGDALSIKIFAIKKLLVKLEAEKVSVDLKFKSTETNLGRLLKEASQAYEEYHAAVRKAKEEQAAEEFALETTKRAEHIWVEFLSSLN
- the LOC111212769 gene encoding TSA1-like protein isoform X1, with the translated sequence MGTKFLSLCLSLCLILSSFYKVSCQDEGTTGLNLDLIEREYQASLQGNEGVDQISGQKNSTVTDNNTISLSLSEESVETTKDSADTSSQLGPVTDEVVTPSSMLDHIELEFQAQINELKQAGSDGINKNDESKDDQELAAQRKKMLEEIEREFEAAAAGFEQFKIDDSTQGEDDEQSAMRKSMLEEIERDFEAATKGLEQLKADDLTGVNDAEHAAKRQKMLEEIEREFEDLFLNLLVEATKGLEELRHSTSSTDDESHSARRQSMLDEIEREFEAATSGLKQLKINAYTVEDDDKEQAARRQSMLDAIEREFEAVTESFKQIDDLADNKDEGDESAKRQSMLDEIEREFEAATSSLKKLNLDDFTEGDDSAQNARRNSMLEAIEREFEAATKGLEELKASDSTQGNDDDEHSARRKSMLDAIEREFEAATRGLAEIKNHEEQAETQRNSMLEEIEREFEAAAASAKAAEKDSAAKKPPTISTVQKTYGGFNGGFDSLLKPSDGVCGCFNKDKDGLKADTDSSINLAEILAEKSKSQDSETSSLTTSLTNLVHTHRKETTSKVSTVLGSSVTSTTSESSATSETLESLKQTLKKLRGLTARDLVHHPNFDEIIEAGTRYEVLSSASIGYISLLAKYKTVIKEGLEASQRVHLARTRAKILKETAVEKQRAVDAEFALAKSLAQGGDALSIKIFAIKKLLVKLEAEKVSVDLKFKSTETNLGRLLKEASQAYEEYHAAVRKAKEEQAAEEFALETTKRAEHIWVEFLSSLN
- the LOC111212769 gene encoding TSA1-like protein isoform X2; this translates as MGTKFLSLCLSLCLILSSFYKVSCQDEGTTGLNLDLIEREYQASLQGNEGVDQISGQKNSTVTDNNTISLSLSEESVETTKDSADTSSQLGPVTDEVVTPSSMLDHIELEFQAQINELKQAGSDGINKNDESKDDQELAAQRKKMLEEIEREFEAAAAGFEQFKIDDSTQGEDDEQSAMRKSMLEEIERDFEAATKGLEQLKADDLTGVNDAEHAAKRQKMLEEIEREFEDLFLNLLVEATKGLEELRHSTSSTDDESHSARRQSMLDEIEREFEAATSGLKQLKINAYTVEDDDKEQAARRQSMLDAIEREFEAVTESFKQIDDLADNKDEGDESAKRQSMLDEIEREFEAATSSLKKLNLDDFTEGDDSAQNARRNSMLEAIEREFEAATKGLEELKASDSTQGNDDDEHSARRKSMLDAIEREFEAATRGLAEIKNHEEQAETQRNSMLEEIEREFEAAAASAKAAEKDSAKKPPTISTVQKTYGGFNGGFDSLLKPSDGVCGCFNKDKDGLKADTDSSINLAEILAEKSKSQDSETSSLTTSLTNLVHTHRKETTSKVSTVLGSSVTSTTSESSATSETLESLKQTLKKLRGLTARDLVHHPNFDEIIEAGTRYEVLSSASIGYISLLAKYKTVIKEGLEASQRVHLARTRAKILKETAVEKQRAVDAEFALAKSLAQGGDALSIKIFAIKKLLVKLEAEKVSVDLKFKSTETNLGRLLKEASQAYEEYHAAVRKAKEEQAAEEFALETTKRAEHIWVEFLSSLN
- the LOC111212769 gene encoding TSA1-like protein isoform X3; this translates as MGTKFLSLCLSLCLILSSFYKVSCQDEGTTGLNLDLIEREYQASLQGNEGVDQISGQKNSTVTDNNTISLSLSEESVETTKDSADTSSQLGPVTDEVVTPSSMLDHIELEFQAQINELKQAGSDGINKNDESKDDQELAAQRKKMLEEIEREFEAAAAGFEQFKIDDSTQGEDDEQSAMRKSMLEEIERDFEAATKGLEQLKADDLTGVNDAEHAAKRQKMLEEIEREFEDLFLNLLVEATKGLEELRHSTSSTDDESHSARRQSMLDEIEREFEAATSGLKQLKINAYTVEDDDKEQAARRQSMLDAIEREFEAVTESFKQIDDLADNKDEGDESAKRQSMLDEIEREFEAATSSLKKLNLDDFTEGDDSAQNARRNSMLEAIEREFEAATKGLEELKASDSTQGNDDDEHSARRKSMLDAIEREFEAATRGLAEIKNHEEQAETQRNSMLEEIEREFEAAASAKAAEKDSAAKKPPTISTVQKTYGGFNGGFDSLLKPSDGVCGCFNKDKDGLKADTDSSINLAEILAEKSKSQDSETSSLTTSLTNLVHTHRKETTSKVSTVLGSSVTSTTSESSATSETLESLKQTLKKLRGLTARDLVHHPNFDEIIEAGTRYEVLSSASIGYISLLAKYKTVIKEGLEASQRVHLARTRAKILKETAVEKQRAVDAEFALAKSLAQGGDALSIKIFAIKKLLVKLEAEKVSVDLKFKSTETNLGRLLKEASQAYEEYHAAVRKAKEEQAAEEFALETTKRAEHIWVEFLSSLN